From Pseudomonas fluorescens:
TGTAGACCCGCAGGATAGCGTCGAGGTAGCTCAACAGGTCCTGCCACGGCAGGAACTCGTTGATGAACGCGCCCACCACCGGGGTACGGCCCAGGCCGCCACCCACCAGTACACGGAAACCCAGCTCGCCGGCCGCGTTGTACACCGGCTCCAGGCCGATATCGTGTACTTCGATGGCTGCACGGTCCGAGGTCGAGCCATTGATGGCGATCTTGAACTTGCGTGGCAGGTAGGCGAATTCCGGGTGGAAGGTGGTCCATTGACGGACGATTTCGCACCACGGGCGTGGGTCGATCAGCTCGTCGGCGGCAACCCCGGCGAATTGGTCGGTGGTCACGTTGCGCAGGCAGTTACCGCTGGTCTGAATGGCGTGCATCTGCACGGTGGCCAGCTCAGCCAGGATATCCGGCACATCTTCCAGCGCCGGCCAGTTGAACTGCACGTTCTGGCGGGTACTGATGTGGGCATAGCCTTTGTCGTAGTCGCGGGCAATCTTGGCCATCATGCGGGTCTGGCGCGAAGTCAGTTGGCCATAGGGCACGGCCACCCGCAGCATCGGCGCAAAGCGCTGAACATAAAGGCCATTTTGCAGGCGCAGAGGGCGGAACTCTTCTTCGCTCAGTTCACCTGCTAGGTAGCGTCGGGTCTGATCACGGAACTGCTTGACGCGGTCCTCGATGATGCGCTGATCGTATTCGTCGTATACGTACATATAGGTCCTGTTCTCGGCAAATCTGCGCGCACGGCCGCGCACTCCCAACGGAGCCGGCGCACGATACCAGTTTGCGTTTATGCGCAAAAGTGATGTTTGAGTATATGCAAATAACCAAATTGACTAATGAGAACCGTTATCGAGATACCCACATTTGTCATGCGGGCAATCGTGAACTTTACTGTGATCGTGTTTGAGTGCAATCACCTATAAAACTGACAAGAGGCGATGCAATGAGCAATCCGACAAAAGCCCGTAAACCTGACAGTACCGTTGATGCCTGGGCCATTCTGTTTTTGATCATTCTGGTGGTGGGAACTGCCGTGTTCTGGGTCAGCCACCAATAAAGGACCTTGATTGAGCCTCGATTGGTTTGGGCATTGCCACTATCATGGCGGCCTATTTTCGAGGCTCAAACATTCATGTTGAAGGTGTTGATTACGTGTGTCTGGTTGCTGGGATCGACGTATGGGGTGATGGCTCATGCAACGTCGGTGGTGTTTCTCAATCCGGGCATGTCCACGGAAACCTTCTGGGTCAGCTACACGCAATTCATGCAGGCCGCCGCCAAGGACCTCGGCCTGGAATTGCGCGTGCGTTATGGCGAGCGTAATGCCGACAACACGCTGCTCCAGGCGCGTGAGGTACTGCAAGGCAGCCAGCCGCCCGATTACCTGGTGCTGGTGAATGAGCAATACGTTGCACCGCAGATCCTGCGCATGGCTGAGGGCAGCGGCGTGAAGCTGCTGGTGGTGAACAGCGCGCTGACCCCCGACCAGGTGCAATTGCTGGGAACCCGCAGTAGCATCCGTTTGATCGGCAGCCTGGTCGCTGACGATGAAGAGGCTGGCTACCTGATGCTTCGCGACCTGTTGCGCCAGCATGGCCCGGTTGCGCCCGGTCAATCCCTCGACCTGTTGGCCTTTTCCGGCGTCAAGACCACGCCGGTCGCGCAGTTGCGTGAACAAGGCATGCGCCGAGCGCTGGCCGAGCATCCCGAGGTGCGCCTGCGTCAGTTGGTCTACGGGGAATGGAACCGCGAGCGCGCCTTCGAGCAAGCGACGCAGTTGTTCAAGCGCTACCCGCAGACGGCATTGGTGTGGTCGGCCAGCGATCAGATGGCGCTGGGCGCGATGCAGGCGCTCCAGGCCAGTGGGCGTTTACCGGGAAAGGACACGCTGTTCAGTGCCGTCAACAGCTCGCCGGAGATCTTGCAGGCGCGCCTGGACGGGCGTTTGTCGTCCCTGGTCGCCGGGCATTTCACCGTGGGCGGCTGGGCCATGGTGCTGATCCATGATGATGCAAAGGGCGTGGATATTGGCGCATACGGCGGGCGTGACCGTCAGTTGGCGTTATTCCAATTGATCGATGCCGGCCAGGCGCGGCGCTTGTTGGGGCCGACACCGTCGGTGAATTTTCGCGCGCTGTCTGCCCAGGGCAAGCCGGTGTCCTATCGCTACCCCTTCAGCCTGCGTCTGTTGCTGCGCTAGACGCCGGCCAGGTGCAGCACCAGCTTGACGATCCCAAACAAGGTCAAGGCAAACACCACCGTGAACAGGATGCCCAGAATCACAAAGTGGCTGGGCTTGCCGTGGGTAAAGTCGCGGGCGCGATTCTTGCCGCTCTGTACGCCAAAGGCGGCGGCCAGGACGCTGTGAAGCATCTGTAGAAACGTCGGTGGTTTATTGTTCGAATCGTCCATGAGCTGCCTCACGCACTGGGTTGAATAAGCCATTGCCAGAGCATAGCTCGGCTCTGTATTGGCGGTTAAGTATCTACCCCCAGGCCGCCGAACGGCCGTGATCTTCTGATGTGCTCTTAATGAGGTATCAGGAGTGACACCATGCCGGACCGTTCCAAGGGGCTTCATGTCCCGTTTATCAAGCGTCGTTTGCCTGACTGGACGCAGCACCTTCATAGCGCCCACCTGGAGGACATGACCGACACGCGCGATCTCGCGCAACGCTTTATCAGCGTCTACCCAGACCTGTTCGACCAGGCGTCGCCCATGCTGCGCCAGCGTTTGCTCGACAGCCAGGCCCGCAGCAACACCTCGATCCAGCAATTGGCCAGGACCCTCAAGGACTTCAAAGGCATCACCGAGTTCTGCAAGCCGCTGTTGATCGAGGCCATGCGCAAGAAATTCGGCCAGACGCCGGATGTCGTCAAGACCCATCTATACCATCTGCGCACGTCGAGCCCGGTCGATGCGCAGCCGCTGTTGCAAGCCGCGATGCGAAACTTCGAGGCGAACGAATCATTTGACGAAGTTTCCCTGCAGGAAACCAGTGCACTGGCTCCAGAGGGTTCGTTGGAAAGTGAACGCTATGACGAGACCGATAGGTACCCGTTTGGCAAAACCCGCTACCTCATCCGTAACAAGTTATCAATCAAGCCCGCGGATTTCGCTGGCCTGTGCCGAGAGCTGGATTTGGGCAAGCACTATCAGAACCATCTGCGTGCGGTGTTCCAAACCCCTGGTACGGCCGCCGTCGTGCGTCAGCGGACAATGACGGCAAGCAAGGACCGGTTGCGCGTGCAAGCGCACATTGCCAGGATGAAGTTGGACATTGACGAGAGCGTGTACGTTTCGCTGTTGGCGTTCCTCGATGGCGCAGGGCAAGCCCGATTTGATGGGAAACCCATGGTTTTCAGTCGCTTGAGTATTCTCGGTTCGACCTTGAGCGACGTGTTCATTATCGGTAACGACTCACGCCAGGCACGAATCGAGTTGCAGAACCCTTGGTATAACCTGATTCCCGGCGTGTGGGTCGCCAAAGGAAGACTGCCTCCCGAGCCCCGATTCGTGGTGTATATCCCTGGGGACCCGGTCAGTCCCCTCAAGACTTACGCGTCGGTCAGTGCGTTCGCCAGCGAACTTGGGGTCAAGCTGCGGCACCCCCCTTATCAACGCTTGTTCGCAAGTCTGGTGCCTCATGGAGAGTCGCCAGGATTCCTGCGCCGCCTCAAGAACCAGCTGACGGTTTATCGCTGGAACCCGAATCCGGTCTATCCGGGCCCGCCGTACAATCCCGAAACCTATGCCAATGGGGTTTATGAGCAAGTCTGGAACACCGAGATGAACCTGGCCCTGGAGGAATCGGTCATCGACGGTGAGGTGTTCGGGGCCCGTTATGATTTCCACCTTGCCCGAATCAAATCCAACGCCACGTTGCTGGCCCGGCCGACCGGTGTCGTAGACCGCGAGGCATGGATAGAGCGACTCCAGCACTACGCTGAATGGGGCATGAACCTGCTGAACGTGGCGGCCTTCTTCGTTCCGGGGCTGGGCGAGATGATGATGGGCGTCACGGCCGTGCAACTGGGCTACGAAGTCTTCGAGGGCGTGGAGGCCTGGAGCGCGGGCGACGCCGACGAAGCCTGGCAGCACTTCAAGTCGGTGTTGCAGAACGTGGCTTACATGGCTGCATTGGGGGCTGTCGCGAGCAAGGGGCCAGCGGTGCTGCCGTCCCGCTTTGTCAACAGCATGTCGAAGGTGACGACGCCATTCGGCAAGGTGCGTCTATGGCACCCGGACCTTGCGGCCTACAAAAGCAGTGCCTCGCTTGAGGGGCTCACCCCCAATGCGTTGGGGCAGTATCGGCTGGGGGGCAAGACCTATATCCGCATGGAGGGCAATGTCTTCGAAAAGACCTTCGATCCCGAGATCAAGCTATGGAGAATCCAGCACCCTACGGTGCACGATACCTACCAGCCCATTCTGAGACACAACGGCTTCGGGGCCTGGCGCCACACCTTGGAGCGTCCGTTGGGGTGGGATCGCGTCGCGTTGATGCGGCGGATGGGGCCGCATATGGAGCCCTTCACCGACGCGCAACTGGAGCAGATCGCCGACGTCAGCGGCGTCAATGACGATCACCTGCGCCGGTTACATACCGATCATCAGCCGCCGCCACCGGTACTGGCCGAGACCGTCCGGCTGTTCGAGCTGGATCGCCAGACGGACGAGGTGATCCGGGATATCCGCCAAGGTGCGTGCCGGGAGGGCCTGTGCCAGTTCATGGTGCCGCTGACGTTGGAGTTGCCGAATTGGCCGGTGGATGAAGTGTTGGAAGTCTTCAGCGGGCCGGAGCCCTGGGGGGCCTCGCAACGTTTCTCTGCGGCGGATGCAGCCGATACGGCAAGGCCCACCATCAAGATCACTCGGGCCGAAGTCGATGCCGGAAAAATGCCAGAGCGCGTGCTGGAAAACCTGGACGACGGGCAAATTGCACGCTTGCTGGGTAGCGAAAACCAGCAGCCGGATGCTGATCGCGTCCAGGTGTTCAGGGATCGTTTGGCCGACCATGCGCAGCGCCGCAGGAAGGCAGTATTCGATAACCTGATGAGCCGGCAAGCCGCCCCGGACGCTGACACGCAGATCCTTCAGCGCAGCTTTCCAACGCTGTCGCCCGAAGCAGCGCGGCAGGTATTGAGCCATGCCAGCGACGAGGTGCTGGGGCAATTGCGCAGCACCCAGCGGGTTCCCCTGCGACTGGCCACGCAAATACGTGTGCATTTGCATGAAAGCGGCGTAAGCCGGGCATTGATCGGCCTGTCCGTGGAGAGCCTGGCGTCCTCGGCCAGCGATCGCCTGGCACTGCACTGCCTGGAACACCTGCCCGGTTGGTCGGCGGATACACGGGTGGAGGTGCGGTTGCACGGGGTGAGGGGGCCGCTGGTGGACAGCATCGGCGGCGAACAGGCCGCCACGCGCTACTGCCTGGTAAAGGGCGGCGATTTCATTCAAGCGTTCGATGCCCAGGGCAAGGCGTTGAACAGCGTGCCGGCGTCTGGGCGCAATCTGTTTGAATCGCTGCTGGAGGTCGTGCCCGCGCCAGTACGAGAGTCATTACAAGGCAAGCCGAACGAGGCACTGCGCAAGCAGGTGGTCGACTACGCGCTCAGCCATCGTGACGACATGTCTCGGATCATCAAGCGCGACCCGCTCAAACGCGGCGGCGGGCGATTGTTGCGCCGCCCATCCGGCCGGTTCGGTTATGCGGCCAGCGGCGATGTTGCCGGTTTCGCCGATGAAGCCCTTGTCGCCAGGGTGCGGGCGATCTATCCCAATGTCACGGATCAACAAGCCTTGCAGTTTGTCAGGAGCCGCCTCAGCGCGGGTGATACGGACCAGCAGGTTTTTCATCTGTTGGAAAACCGACGCAGGGAGTTCGAAGGCTTGTGTTCCACATTGGATACCTGGGTTGAAGGTGTCTTGTCGCCTGATCCACGTGGTTCGATACGGACACACCTGCGGGGGATCGCCGATCGGATCATTGACTGCTGGAGAAACGGTCTGTACCGCGGACTGGCGCCAGCGTTCGAGCTGGACATCGCGAGTACATTGTCCGTGCCGAGGCTGGCCGCCGACTTTTCCCATGTGCGCAGGCTGCGATTGACCAGTCTACAGCTTGCCGGCAGCGACCTTGAGCGGATGTTTCCTGCGCTGAAAAGCCTTGAACTCAACATCATACCCCTGCACATACCGATGTTGGCCGATCAACTTTCGTCGCTCCAGACCCTGACTGAGCTCAAGCTCACCTTTTCTGCCCAGGGCGTGGGCGATTCGCTCGCGTTGTCGCAAGCCTTGCAGGGGATGACGCAACTAGAGCGGTTGCATCTGGTCGGCAATATTCCTGAACTCGATTACAGCACGCTGCCTCGTTTGCGAGCCCTGACGCTGGCGGGGCCCATGGACCAATGGCCGACCGGGGTTCTAGCCCTGCCGGCCCTGGAGTCGCTGGATTTGTCCGGTGTCGCTGTTCAGTCTTTGCCGAACGAACTGTTCAGCGGGCACGAGGCGTTATGGCGCCGATTGCAGTTGAACTGGGGGGCGTTGGAGCCAGAACAATTCACGCGGGTGTTTGACTACGTGCACGATAACCCCGGCCATTTGGTCGAGGAGTCGCAGGTTATTGCACACCACTGTCACCAACGCCTTGGGGCGTTGGTGCCCAATCATTGGCGCTTTGCTGGCGACGCTTTGGCCGCTTTACGCCGTGAGGGGCTGGAAGGGCGAGGGCTGCTGGATAAGGTTGTGGCATTGGAGCAAGAACACAGCGCTCTGGATGGGGCGCTGGAACAATGGCAGGCCACGCCGGTACGCGTCGACGGGCGGCCAGCATCGGTGCAGGGGCGCAGGGCGTGGGCTGACAGGGTGCGCGCCCTGTGGCGTGACGCGCTGGTTGCTCGCTACGGGGGCGGGGAGCCTGAGGCGGGGCCCTCCCGACTCTTTGACGAGCCGCGTCGCACCGATCGATGGAGCTTGGGCGATACCAGTGGGCTGGGAGACCTGCCTGCGCTGGGCGATGTTCAGTTCACCCAGATACGTGTCCTGAGCCTGGCAAGGGCCAACCTTTCCACGGCGCAAGCCAATAATTTGCTTCTGCATTTTCCCAACCTGGAAGAGCTCGATCTGAGTGGCAACCGGCTGACCGATCTACCCCAGGCCCTGGAGACGCAGCAGCGGCTCACCAAGGTGAACCTGTCTGGCAACGAACTGACGATCACCCCCTCGATACAAGCACGGCTCAATCGCCTGACGTCCCTGCAGGGGCTCGACCTGGCGGGCAATCGCCTCACCGGGCTTAGTGTGAATGCGCTGATGGAGTTGCAGTCTCTGAATGTCAGCCGCACCCAGCTCCGGGCATGGCCGGAAGGGGTGCTGGACCTGTCGAAACTGCGCTTTCTGGATTTGAGCTACAGCGCTATCACGGAGGTGCCCAATGCGCTGTGGACGGACCACGATATCCTCTTGGCGCACACCTCCTTGCGCGGTTGCCGATTGAGCCCGCAAGCCATCACTGCGGTGCAGGCGTTTGCTGACCGTACCGCCCCGGGCACACCGTCGGCGTTCCTCTATAGAAACCCGCTGGGCATCGACCGCCCCGTGCTCGCTGCCGGCAGAACCGGAGGCGACCCGGAGTTTTTCCCGGAAGAAGTGTCGGAACAACCGGATTTGTTAGTGCCACTGCCTGTAGACGTGCCAGGGCAGTTACCGTTGACGTCGGCCGAACGGCTGCAACGTCTTGATCCCCAGCTTGGCGCGGGCCAAGCCGTTGAGCGGCTGGACGCCTGGTTGGGGCAGGGGGTGAGCGCGACGCAAATCGAGGATGCATTGCGGCTGTGGCAGGAGCAGCAGGTGCAAATGATCCAAGGTTTGAATCGCTGGATTGATAACCCTGCGGTGCGCAGTCGTGATGGGTGGGTCAACGCGCCTGATCGTCGTCGTGCCGCTGAGCGTTTGCTGGCGTGCTGGCGCGAGACCCTGCGCGAGGTGCGCAGCGCAGAGGCGGTCGCGAACGATTATGCCCTTGATTTGAGCGGCTTGACGGTGGGCGACCTCCCGGCCCTGCCGATCACACTCAGGCATGTGGGAACGCTGGATTTGAGCAATGTCGGGCTCACGACCGCTTCGGATGCGTTTTTGCGCGCGTTCCCCAGGCTGGAGAGCCTGATGCTCAACGGCAATGGCCTGGGCGCGCTGCCCGACGCGGTGACGGGGCTTGAGCGGCTGACCCGGCTGAGTGCCCACCACAATGAACTGAGCGATGCCCCGTTGCTGCAGCGCCAATTGCGCGCCTTGCCGCAACTGCAACAGGTCGACCTGGAAACCAACCACCTGGATAGTTTCGATGTGGCCGGCCTGGACCGGTTGCAGGTCCTCAACCTGAATTACAACAGGCTCAGCGACTGGCCCGCAGGTGTGCTGGAGGCGCCCGCGCTGACCACGCTGGGCCTGCGCAGCAACTACAACATAGAGACCATTCCGGTGGGGGCATTCTTGCCGGAACATAATGCGTTGATGGCTGGAACGGACCTGTCCGACAACATGTTGGAGGAGAGAGAGTTCCTGCGGTTGCAGGAGTATCAGCGCGAAACGGGCCGGGGCTTGGGTTTTACCCTCCACGACATCGACGAGTTGCTTGCAGGCTTCCATTCCGAAGCCGAGGACGATGAGCCTGGTCTTGCGCTTCACCCGGAGAACGAGACGCCGGAACAGGCCAAGGCCCGGTGGTTTACCGGCGGCGCCGCCGACTCCGAAAGGCAGGCGGTGTGGGACACGGTAATGGCACAGGACGCGAGGATGGTTCAGGAGGAGGGGGCGCCTGAGGGCACGCCAGGTGACTTGGCGACTATATTGGGACAACTGCGCCATACCCGGGATTTTCAGCTGGACCGTGTCAATCTCACGGAGCGGGTGTGGAACGTCCTGGAAGCGGCGTATGGCGATCAAGCGCTGCGCGAGCGTCTGTTGGGGATCGCCCGGGCGTCAAGGCATGGTGCGACATGTGGCGATGGCCGGATCTTATTGTTCAATGCGCTGGAGGTCGAGGTGTTTGAGTTCAATGCCTTGCGCGCCATCGACCCCGCCGACAAGGGCCGGGTCCTGCTGAAACTGTCCAGAAAGCTGTTTCGTCTGGCTCAGGTGGAAGCCCAGGCCGAAGCGCGCATCCAGCAGAACCCAGGCATAGATCCCGCGGAAATTCGCCTGGCTTATCGTATTGGCCTGGCCCAGCGCCTGGAGTTGCCGACCCAGCCCAGGAGCATGCTCTACAACAACCTGTCCCGTGTAATGGCGGCAGACTTGGATGCGGCCTATACGGCGATAATCGCCCAGGAACAAACCCCGGCGTTCATCGAGCAACTGACCGTGCGTCAATACTGGGTCAATTACCTGCAGGAAAAGTACCCGGATAAGTTCTCGGCGGTGCAACAGACGCTGGATGACGCCCTCTCGACCTTGGAGGATCAATACGCCGAATTCAATCCGGCGTATTTCGAGGCGTTGCAGGCCCTGCAAAAAACCAATGAGTCGGCCCGGCGCAAACTGTTGAACGAGCTTTCAACCGGCGAAATAGCCGATTTGGGCGACTAACTGGTCGTCAGGCACCGGGCCGGGTCAGTTGTCATACCCCAGGTTCGGTGCCAGCCAGCGTTCGGTCACGGCAAGGTCCTGGCCTTTGCGCGCGGTGTAGCTCGCCACCTGGTCCTTGTCGATCTTGCCCACGGCAAAGTACTGCGCCTGCGGGTGGGCGAAGTACCAGCCGCTGACCGCCGCCGCCGGGAACATTGCGTAGTGCTCGGTGAGGAATACGCCGCTGCGGCCGGCGTGCATTTCGCGGGCTTCAGGGTCGAGCAATTGGAACAACTGGGCCTTCTCGGTGTGGTCCGGGCACGCCGGGTAGCCTGGGGCAGGGCGGATACCGCTGTACTGCTCCTTGATCAACGCGTCGTTGTCCAGTTGCTCGTCCTTGGCGTAGCCCCAGTGTTCCTTACGTACCTGCTGGTGCAGCCACTCGGCGCAGGCCTCGGCCAGGCGGTCGGCCAGGGCCTTGACCATGATCGAGTTGTAGTCGTCGCCGGCGTCCTGATAAGCCTTGGCGACTTCTTCGGCTCCGATGCCGGCGGTGGTGATGAAGCCACCGATGTAGTCGGTCACGCCGCTGTCCTTGGGCGCGACGAAGTCGGCCAGGGAGAAATTCGGCTTGCCGTCGGTCTTGATGATCTGCTGGCGCAGGTGGTGCAGCTTCGCAATCGGCTGGCCATCGTCGCCGTAGACTTCCAGGTCGTCGTCCTGCACCTGGTTGGTCGGCCAGAAACCGAACACCGCGCGGGCGCTGATGAGCTTCTCGTCGATCAGCTTCCTGAGCATTTCCCGGGCATCGGCGTACAGCGCAGTGGCGGCTTCACCGACCACTTCGTCCTCGAGTATGCGTGGGAATTTGCCAGCCAGGTCCCAGGAGATAAAGAACGGCGTCCAGTCGATGTACTCGGCCAGGACGTTGAGGTCGATATTGTCCAGCACCTTGGTGCCGGTGAAGGTTGGCTTGACCGGTGTGTAGCTGCTCCAGTCGAACTGCGGCTTCTTGGCGATGGCCGCCGGGTAGCTAAGGCGCTCGGTGCGCGCGCTGCGGTTCGAGGTGCGTTCGCGTACATCGATGTATTCCAGGCGGGTCTTCTCGACAAAGCCGGCCTTCAACTCCTTGGACAGCAGTTGCGTGGCCACGCCCACCGCGCGGGAGGCGTCGGTCACGTAGATCACGGCATCGTTGCTGTACTTGGGCTCGATCTTCACCGCCGTGTGCGCCTTGGAGGTGGTCGCGCCGCCGATCATCAGGGGCAGGTGGAAGTCCTGGCGCTGCATCTCGCGGGCCACATGCACCATCTCGTCCAGGGACGGCGTGATCAGGCCGGACAGCCCGATAATGTCGCACTTCTGCTCCTTGGCCACCTGCAGGATCTTCTCTGCCGGCACCATCACGCCGAGGTCGACGATGTCATAGCCGTTGCAACCGAGCACCACGCCGACGATGTTCTTGCCGATGTCGTGCACGTCACCCTTTACGGTCGCCATCAGGATCTTGCCCTTGGCTTCCGGCTTGTCGCCTTTTTCCAGTTCGATGAACGGGATCAAGTGCGCCACGGCCTGCTTCATCACGCGGGCGGACTTCACGACCTGGGGCAGGAACATTTTACCGGCGCCGAACAGGTCGCCGACGATGTTCATGCCTGACATCAGCGGGCCTTCGATCACTTCGATCGGGCGCGCGAACGACTGCCGGGATTCCTCGGTGTCTTCGACGATGTGGGTGGTGATGCCCTTGACCAGCGCATGTTCCAGGCGCTTGTTCACGTCCCAGCCGCGCCATTCCTCGGTCTCGGCTTCCTTGACGCTGCCGTCGCCTTTGTATTTGTCGGCAATGGCCAGCAGGGCGTCGGTGCCGTCCGGCGTGCGGTTAAGTACAACGTCTTCCACGGCGTCGCGCAGTTCGGTGGGGATCTGGTCGTAGATCTCCAACTGGCCGGCGTTGACGATCCCCATGGTCAGGCCGTTGCGGATCGCATGCAGCAGGAATACCGAGTGGATCGCCTCGCGCACCGGGTTATTGCCACGGAACGAGAACGACACGTTGGACACGCCACCCGAGGTCAGCGCATACGGCAGCTCGTCGCGGATATACGCACAGGCGTTGATAAAGTCGACGGCGTAGTTGTTGTGTTCTTCGATACCGGTGGCGACCGCGAAGATGTTCGGGTCGAAGATGATGTCTTCCGGCGGGAAGCCGACTTCATCGACCAGGATGTCGTAGGAGCGTTTGCAGATTTCCTTCTTGCGCGCTTCGGTGTCGGCCTGGCCGGCTTCGTCGAACGCCATCACCACCACCGCCGCGCCGTAGCGCTTGCACAGCTTGGCGTGGTGAATGAACTGCTCGACGCCTTCCTTCATGCTGATGGAGTTGACGATGCCCTTGCCCTGGATGCACTTGAGGCCGGCCTCGATCACTTCCCACTTGGAGGAGTCGATCATGATCGGTACGCGGGAGATATCCGGCTCGCCGGCAATCAGGTTGAGGAAGGTCACCATGGCCTTCTTCGAATCGAGCATGCCCTCGTCCATGTTGATGTCGATCACCTGGGCGCCGGCTTCCACCTGTTGCAGGGCGACTTCCAGGGCTTCGGTGTAGTTGTCTTCACGGATCAGGCGGGCAAAACGTGCGGAACCGGTGATGTTGGTGCGCTCGCCGACGTTGACGAACAACGACTGGCGGTCGATGGTGAACGGCTCCAGGCCCGACAGGCGGCAGGCCTTGGGGATGTCCGGGATCTGCCGTGGCGGGTAGCCGGCCACCGCCTTGGCAATGGCTTCGATATGCCCCGGCGTGGTGCCGCAGCAGCCGCCGACGATGTTGAGGAAACCGCTCTGGGCGAACTCCTCGATGACCTTGGCGGTTTGTGACGGCAGCTCGTCGTACTCGCCGAATTCATTGGGCAGGCCGGCGTTGGGGTGCGCGGAAACGTGGGTGTTGGCCTTGTTGGACAACTCTTCCAGGTACGGGCGCAGCTCGCTGGCGCCGAGGGCACAGTTCAGGCCCACGGAAATCGGCTTGGCGTGGCTGACGGAGTTCCAGAACGCTTCGGTGGTCTGGCCCGACAAGGTGCGGCCGGAAGCGTCGGTGATGGTGCCGGAGATCATGATCGGCAATTCGATGCCGAGCGCTTCGAATACCCCCTGCACGGCGAAGATCGCGGCCTTGGCGTTGAGGGTGTCGAAAATGGTCTCGATCAGGATCAGGTCGGCGCCGCCTTCGATCAGGCCCTTGGTGGCCTCGGTGTAGTTCTCCACCAGTTCATCGAAGGTGACGTTGCGGTAGCCGGGGTTGTTCACATCGGGCGACAGCGAGCAGGTGCGGCTGGTCGGGCCGAGTACACCGGCAACGAAACGCGGCTTGGCCGGGTTCTCGGCGGTCTTGGCATCGGCGATCTTGCGCGCCAGGCGTGCGCCTTCGACGTTCAGTTCATAGGCCAGCGCTTCCATGCCGTAGTCGGCCATGGAGATGCGGGTGGCGTTGAAGGTGTTGGTTTCGAGGATGTCGGCACCGGCATCCAGGTAAGCCTTCTCGATCCCGCCGATCACGTCCGGGCGGGTGAGCACCAGCAGGTCATTGTTGCCTTTGACGTCGCTCGGCCAATCGGCGAAACGTTTACCCCGATAGTCTTGCTCCTCCAGCTTATAGCTCTGGATC
This genomic window contains:
- the metH gene encoding methionine synthase, with amino-acid sequence MSDRSARLQALHQALKERILILDGGMGTMIQSYKLEEQDYRGKRFADWPSDVKGNNDLLVLTRPDVIGGIEKAYLDAGADILETNTFNATRISMADYGMEALAYELNVEGARLARKIADAKTAENPAKPRFVAGVLGPTSRTCSLSPDVNNPGYRNVTFDELVENYTEATKGLIEGGADLILIETIFDTLNAKAAIFAVQGVFEALGIELPIMISGTITDASGRTLSGQTTEAFWNSVSHAKPISVGLNCALGASELRPYLEELSNKANTHVSAHPNAGLPNEFGEYDELPSQTAKVIEEFAQSGFLNIVGGCCGTTPGHIEAIAKAVAGYPPRQIPDIPKACRLSGLEPFTIDRQSLFVNVGERTNITGSARFARLIREDNYTEALEVALQQVEAGAQVIDINMDEGMLDSKKAMVTFLNLIAGEPDISRVPIMIDSSKWEVIEAGLKCIQGKGIVNSISMKEGVEQFIHHAKLCKRYGAAVVVMAFDEAGQADTEARKKEICKRSYDILVDEVGFPPEDIIFDPNIFAVATGIEEHNNYAVDFINACAYIRDELPYALTSGGVSNVSFSFRGNNPVREAIHSVFLLHAIRNGLTMGIVNAGQLEIYDQIPTELRDAVEDVVLNRTPDGTDALLAIADKYKGDGSVKEAETEEWRGWDVNKRLEHALVKGITTHIVEDTEESRQSFARPIEVIEGPLMSGMNIVGDLFGAGKMFLPQVVKSARVMKQAVAHLIPFIELEKGDKPEAKGKILMATVKGDVHDIGKNIVGVVLGCNGYDIVDLGVMVPAEKILQVAKEQKCDIIGLSGLITPSLDEMVHVAREMQRQDFHLPLMIGGATTSKAHTAVKIEPKYSNDAVIYVTDASRAVGVATQLLSKELKAGFVEKTRLEYIDVRERTSNRSARTERLSYPAAIAKKPQFDWSSYTPVKPTFTGTKVLDNIDLNVLAEYIDWTPFFISWDLAGKFPRILEDEVVGEAATALYADAREMLRKLIDEKLISARAVFGFWPTNQVQDDDLEVYGDDGQPIAKLHHLRQQIIKTDGKPNFSLADFVAPKDSGVTDYIGGFITTAGIGAEEVAKAYQDAGDDYNSIMVKALADRLAEACAEWLHQQVRKEHWGYAKDEQLDNDALIKEQYSGIRPAPGYPACPDHTEKAQLFQLLDPEAREMHAGRSGVFLTEHYAMFPAAAVSGWYFAHPQAQYFAVGKIDKDQVASYTARKGQDLAVTERWLAPNLGYDN